A genomic stretch from Alteribacter keqinensis includes:
- a CDS encoding carbohydrate ABC transporter permease, which translates to MDLSSINRSKQDKIFDFFNIALLTLLLIAVMYPLYFVIIASISNPDRIFAGDVWLFPRDITFEGYIRIFQDGKIWTGYKNTIIYTTLGTALNIALTLTAAYALSRQDFYGRTFFMVMFIFTMFFSGGLIPTYLVVKDLGMVNTMWALIIPKAVAVWNIIVARTFFQATIPNEMHEAAKVDGCSNTKFFLKIVLPLSKPIIAVMVLFYAVSHWNSYFDALIYLNDESLYPLQMVLRNILIQNEAAASMVGDLDSFAAQQRIAELIKYGVIIVGSLPLLIVYPFIQKYFVQGVMIGGIKG; encoded by the coding sequence ATGGATTTGTCGTCAATAAACCGATCAAAACAGGATAAGATATTTGATTTTTTCAACATTGCCCTGCTCACTCTCCTTTTAATTGCGGTTATGTATCCGCTCTATTTTGTCATTATTGCGTCGATCAGTAATCCGGACCGTATTTTTGCCGGAGATGTATGGTTGTTTCCGCGGGACATTACGTTTGAGGGGTACATCCGGATTTTTCAGGACGGTAAGATCTGGACGGGATATAAAAACACCATTATATACACCACGCTTGGGACTGCACTTAATATTGCACTCACGCTGACAGCTGCCTATGCATTATCGCGACAGGACTTTTACGGACGCACATTCTTCATGGTCATGTTCATCTTCACGATGTTCTTTTCCGGCGGCTTGATTCCCACTTATTTGGTCGTAAAAGACCTTGGGATGGTCAACACGATGTGGGCACTGATCATTCCGAAAGCTGTGGCCGTGTGGAACATCATTGTAGCCCGGACGTTTTTTCAGGCAACGATTCCAAACGAAATGCACGAGGCGGCGAAAGTGGACGGCTGTTCGAATACGAAGTTCTTCCTCAAGATCGTCCTGCCGCTGTCCAAACCGATTATTGCCGTTATGGTTCTGTTTTACGCAGTGAGTCACTGGAACTCGTACTTTGACGCATTGATTTATCTGAATGATGAGAGTCTTTACCCGCTTCAGATGGTGCTTCGGAACATTCTGATTCAGAACGAGGCAGCGGCCTCAATGGTGGGCGATCTCGATTCGTTTGCTGCACAGCAGCGGATTGCTGAGCTTATTAAATACGGGGTCATCATCGTCGGAAGTCTGCCTCTTCTCATTGTATATCCGTTCATTCAGAAGTATTTTGTTCAGGGTGTCATGATTGGCGGGATCAAAGGTTAA